The region GTACTCGCGGTACAGTATGCGGGAGAATTCCACCGGTGTCGGCACCACGCCGCCCGGCCTGCCGTGGAAGACCACGCGCCCCCTGCCCTCCAGCGAGAGCAGCACATCCTCGACCATCTGTCCCGTGCTCATCTCGAAGACTACGAAGTCCTCGATGCGGAGGGCGAGATCCTGCAACGGTACTTTCGGGAACGGCCACAGGGTGATGGGCCGTAGCAACCCCGCGGGGACCCCCTCCTTTCGAACGCGCTTGATGGCCGCCTTCGCGATGCGCGCCGTGGTGCCGTAGGCGACGGCGACGATTTTGGCGTCGTCGAGCATATATCCTTCGTACAGCGTTTCATTCTTCGTAATGACCTGGTACTTGCGCTCCAGCTCCCAGTTGTGTCGCTCCATCTCCATCACGTCGAGAATGAGCGAGGCCATGTAGCGGCTGGGGCCCTCGCCGCGCCCCTTGAGCGCCCATTCCTTTTCGGGAAGACCCACGAGAGGCTCGGGGAACTCCACCGGCTCTTTCATCTGTCCGAGCATGCCGTCGCCCAGAATCATTACGGGCGTGCGATACCGGTCGGCGACGTCAAACGCGACCCTGGTGAGATCCGCAACCTCCTGCAACGAGCCGGGCGCGAAAACTGGCGTGCGGTAATCGCCGTGCCCGCCGCCGCGAGTGGCCTGAAAATAGTCTCCCTGGGCCGGCGCGATATTGCCCAGACCCGGCCCGCCGCGCATCACGTTGACGATGACCGCCGGAAGCTGAAACCCGGCCAGGAAGGATATGCCCTCCTGCTTGAGGCTGATGCCGGGGCTTGATGATGAGGTCATTACCCTCACCCCGGTCGCCGCGGCGCCGATGACCATGTTGATTGCCGCCGTCTCGCTCTCCGACTGTAAAAACACCCCGCCATTGCGCGGCAGGTGCTCGGCCATATACTCGCCAATCTCATTCTGCGGCGTGATTGGATAGCCGAAATAGCTGCGGCATCCCGCGCGTATGGCGGCCTCGCCGAAAGCATGGTTTCCGCTCATGAATACCTTACTCACCATATACCTCTATCGCGACCTCGGGGCACACGAGCACGCACACTTCACACCCGGTGCATTCCTTTTCATCGTCGGGGCTGGCGTAATAATAACCGGCCTTGTTGAGGCCGGCGGAGGGGCCGAGGACCCCTTTCTTGCAATAGATGATGCACAGATTGCATCCCTTGCAAAACTCCGATCGTACGACAACCCGGCACTTTGTCTTGGCCATTGATGATACACCCGTATTTTCGCCGGGCCGCGCCTAACCGTCCCCGGCAGGCGGTCTCCGGATATGATTGATAGAACCAAGTATTCATGCGCCTTTTTTGTCAAAGACTTTTTGCCCATAATTTTTCTTTGACACGTATGCCGGCAAAGGGATAGTGGGAGGGTGGCTGTGAAGATACGAAACGCTCTGGACTCCGATCTGGACACCGTCTACTCCCTCGAAAACGAGTGGATGCAGTCACCGTGGACCCGCATGGGATTTGAGAACGAGCTTTCCAACACCTTCTCGCATTTCGTGGTCGTCGAAAATGAAGACGGGATAGCCGGGTATGCGGTGGCCTGGGAGGTCAGCGGCGAGATACAACTAAACCGCATCGTGGTGCGCGGCGACCTGAGGCGCAGGGGTTTCGGGCGAGCCCTCCTCGGCCATCTCCTCCGGGAGATGCGCCCGCCGGACGCCGGCAGGGTCCTGCTGGAGGTGCGCGCGCGAAACGACGCCGCCCGTTGCTTTTACCGCGCGGCTGGATTCATCGAAACGGGACTCAGGAAGCGATACTACGGAGACGACGACGCCGTATTAATGGAGCGGACGATCTGATGAAGGTAAAAGACGTGAGCTTTTTAAAAAGCGTTTTTTCCGCCTCGGCGTTTCCGGCTCTGCCTTATCCTGAATTCGCCTTTATGGGCCGCTCGAACGTGGGAAAATCGTCCCTTATCAATATGCTCACCGGCAAGAGGGACCTCGTCAAAACCGGTTCTCGGCCTGGAGTCACGAAGAGCGTCAATTTTTTCATACTGAACGGCGGGATTACCCTGGCCGACCTTCCCGGCTTCGGATACGCCAGACTCCCGGCGTCGGTCCGAAGCGGCTTCCTCCCGCTAATTCACAGCTACATCCGGAACCGCGATAATCTCAGGCTCGTGTTTCTGCTGATCGACATCCGCCGTCTTCCGGGTGATTTCGAGCTGGAGATGATCACCCTCCTTGCCGAAAGGGGCGTTCCGGTCGCGGTGGTGGCGACTAAATGCGACAAGTTTACGCGCGGCAAGCGGTCGGCCTCCGCACGGGCTATCGCGGACGCGCTTTCCGTGGGCGTCGATTCCGTCTTTTTTTCCTCGGCAAAAACAAACGACGGCAGGAAAGAGATGCTGGGGCTTATCGACGAATACAGCAGGGCCAAGGCGGTGGAATAATCAACACAGGGCCGGACGAACGCCTGACCCCGCCACACCCTGCGGTCCGGGGTAACGGAAATCACCGCACCCCGTCTGGAAGCACGGCGATTCAGTAACTGGTCGACTCCTTGAGGAACTCGAACATCTGGCTGTCCGAATCCTTTATACCCTTTGCGTACGTTTCGGCGATGGAAAGGAGTACCTGGTAGAAGTATTCAAGATGCGGCACCATGAACTCCCGCTTCAGGCTGTTCCGCACCGGGAAGGCCGTGGAGTTCTTCACCTCGCCGAGGCGTCGACCGTCGAGGAGCTTTCTCCCGTTGATGGTATGAGTGAACACGATATCATCGGTTCCCGCCGCCGAAGGCGCGGTATCCATGATCGTCACCTGTGTGGAAAGAGCGCCATTATAATCGCGATCGATGATTTCCGACTCGATCTTCGAAACACCCGAACCCGTCGAGTATATCTTTATGATCTTTTTCCTCAAACGCGTGACCTGCTTGGTCAACTCGTCCCTCTCGAAGCTGTGCCGCTGGATTTCGATATGGCCGTCGCCAAGGATGTAGCTTACCTGAAAGGGCAGCAGCCGTATGTCTTTGACCGTCATGAGCTTGTACCGGCTTATCACATCCTCGATCTTTTTGCTGATCGAAACGATCTGCTCATCGAGCGCCCTGCCATCGTTCTCGAGTTTTTCGGAAATTAGCGTACTTCCACGCTCTCCTTCCTTCTTCTCCTGAGACCAGACCGCCGGGGCCGTCAGCATCACCGCCGTCACCAGGCATACAACAGCCATTAAAACTCTTTTCATCGTGATATCCTCCGCGAAAATGCCCCTGATGCCATTACTGGGGTCACTGCATTGCTTCCCACCGCCGGAAACCCCATCCCCGCAAGCCATTAAGAATCACCGGGCGACAACGGTTATACAACACGTCTGATAATAGCACAGGGAAACGAACCGGCCCAGTTATATTTTCGCAAAAATACGCGTCTAATTCAAGGACATTTTAAGACCGATCGCGCCGACATAGCATATAATTCTTTTTACCGGTATTACCGATAATACACCATAAGCCCTGGAGACGGGAATCCCATCGTGGATAGTCACCGCGTCAACCGGGTATTCAAGCCATTGAGACGGTGCTCCAATGTACAACATCCTGGTCGTCGACTTTTCCCCGGATCGCGAAACCATCGCGCGGATATTCCGCGAGGCCGGATACGCGGTCATCGCCTGCGAGTCCGCCTTCGACGCCATGGCAAAGCTCAAATCGAACGATTTCGACCTCATAGTTTCCGAGGTGGAGCTTCCCGGCGACAACGCCTTCGACCTGTACAACTATATCAACACCTACTACCCCTTCATCCCCGCCATCATGATAACCGAGAAGGACATCGATACGTTCTTCGAGCACATATTCCGCGAGGGGATAGGCAATGTTTTACGCAAGCCGCTGCGGGAAAAGGAACTTGTGAGCCTGGCCCGGAAACTCATCACCCGGAAAAACATCTTCGGGCTGGACAATTACATGGACGCCCCCGCGGAGGGAATCCGAAAGATCCGTATTAACGCCTCGGACCAGATACGTCCAGCGATAACGGCCCTCTTACAGCAGTTCGAGGAGTGGAGCGTCAAAGTGAAAAACAAATCGGTGCTCAACCTCATCCTCAACGAACTCATCATCAACTCGGTCTATCACTCGCACGGCCACACGAAGGAGAAAGAGGAGCGATTGCCGGTGAAGCTTAAAAAGGGCGAATTCGTGGACCTTTTTTTCTCTCAAAACGAGCAGGGTTATGGAATCTCGATCACCGATTACAAGGGCAACCTGACCAAGCAGAAGATACTGGAGAGCATCAGGAGAGCGGTCGAGGAGTCCCAGATGATTCTGCGCGCTTTCGAGACGGGAGAGGAGATATCGGACAAGGTCTCCGAAACCGGCCGGGGCATCGACCTGGTTCGAAAGCTCACGACCGAGTATTACTTCGTCATCCGTAACAAGGTCCGCACCGAGATCATCCTGCTCTTCGACCGCGAGCCGCCTGCCGGATACGAAACGCACTCCTCGCTCAAAATCATCGAAGACCCAAACTGAACGCCCGGCCGGCCGCGAATGCCACCGCCAGGCAGACGAAAAAACCCACGGCGACGTACCACAGCCAGAACAGACCGGTGAACGCCATCACCGCCGTCACCGTCGCCACGCCCGCGAAAACACCGCAAAGGGCCGCGCGGTCATCGACGCCTGAAGTGAACCGCCCCAGTACAAATATCCCCAGCATGCCGCCATACGTGACCGATGCTATCGAGAGTCCCACCTCGACCAGCGGGTTTTTGGAGTCGTGAAAGAGCATTGAGACGCCTATGATCGCGAGCGTCCAGAAAAGGGCGATTCCCCGCGCAACGGCCACCTTTTTTCGCTCCGGGATGGAGCGTTCATCCAGCCGCAGAAGGTCCAGCGCGGTTGACGACGAAAGCGAGTTGATCGACGAGCTGAGCGTGGACATCGCCGCGGCGAAGATTCCGGCGAGCATGAGGCCGCGCAGCCCTACGGGGAGATGGTTCACGATGAAATACGGAACCACGGAATCGCTCGATGCGAAGGGCCGCGCGTCAAGAAGCACCTTAATGAATAGTCCGAACAGAAGAAAGAGCGCTATCTGGGCTATGACAACCAGGCCGCTTCCAATCATCGCCTTCCGCGCCGACTCCATGTCGCGGCAGGCCAGCACGCGCTGCACCAGCAGGTGATCGGTGCCGTGCGAGGCGAACGAGAGAAATGCGCCACCGATGATGCCGGTAAAAAGGTTATAGGAGCCGAACAGCTTCCCCGCCACTCCTCCGAGTCCCGTCGAGATGAATGACAGGTCAGCGGCCGGAATGAGGGCGAAGATTCCTCCAAACGAAAGTGCAAGTTCCTCCATTACACACCAGAGCCCCAGCCCCACGCAGAACAGGTACAACGCGAGCTGCAACGCGTCGGTCACGATGACGGCCCGTATTCCTCCATAGAACGTGTATATGAACGTGGCGGCTCCTATGACCGCGAGGGACAGCCGGTAGTCCCATCCGATCATCACCGTGAGCGGTATGGCGGTGGCGAAGAGGCGCACGCTGTCGGCGAAAAGACGCGTTACGTGAAATATCACCGATACCGTTTTGCGCGATGCCTGACCGAACCGGCGCTGGAGGAACTCGTAGACGGTCTCGTACTCGCCCTGAAAATATTTCGGCAGCAGAAAAGCGGCGACCAGTACGCGGCCAAGAAGGTAGCCGAAGGTTACCTGTATAAATCCCGTCCCGCTTGCGTAGGCGAGGCCGGGAATCGAGATGAAGCTTAGGCTCGATGTCTCCGTCGCGACTATCGAGAGGCACACCAGGCCCCAGTGTACCGAGCGATTGCCGAGGAAATAGTCGCGCACGCTCGTCCCGCCGGAAAACCGAAGTCCGATTATATTGATGATTACGATGTATAGTACAATGACGGCGATGTCGATGGTCATCGGGCTTTTTTCAGCATCATCTCCATTACCTGGGCCTTGATTCTGCCGGTGTATTCGGCATAGTTGAACGCGGCCCTGTCGAGCACGTACTGGATGATGGCCCCCTGGATGAGCGAAACGATCACCATGGCGATGTAGGGGACATCCACCCTGCGGAAGATGCCGTCCCGTATCCCCTCGTTGAGAATCGCGCCCACCTCTATCCGGAAGCTCTCGAAAAGCTTGACGTTGGCCCGGCGTATGCGTTCGTTGTGATTGATCTGCGTCCAGAAATCGATGAGCACGTGGAAGTAGTCCTTCTCCCGCTCGACCAGGTTGAAGGCCTGGTCGAGGAATATCGAGAGCTTCTCGCGGGGATCATCGGATTTCGCGAGCGCCCTGTTGAGGTAGACACGCAGGTTGGTGTTCATCTCCTTGAGCAGTGTGAAGAGGAGCTCCTGCTTGTCCTTGAAGTAGTAGTGTACAAGCCCGGTCGAGAGACCGGCCTCGCGCGCGATGTCCTTGATGGTGAAGTTGTAATACCCCTTGCGGCTGACCACACGGTAGGCCGCCGCCGTTAGCTGGGTGCGGCGAAGGTTGATAATGTCTTTGTTGTTACGCTGCGCCGGCGCCTTCGTCCTGGCGGCGCCTTTTTCCTGTTTCTCCATTATCACTTCCGCACTCCGATCGCCCTGCGTATGAAATCCACCATTCCCTTGATAACGCGCTCGTCGTCCTCGAGAGCGTCCTCTCCGATGAAGGTGAGGAGGCGCTCCTTGTAATACTCGGACGTGTATGAGAACTGCATAAGGACGATGATGTTGTCTATGCAATACGAGGCCACGCGAACGTCGATTGCGGGATCGACCAGTCCCTGAGCCTTGGCCTCCATCAGATAATTGCGGTAAAAGACCGCCGATATGTTCTCGATTTTACGGGAAAGCCTGGCAGAGAGATGAGCGAGGCTCTCGGTGGTGATGTCCTGGTAGAGCTGCACGAACTGGGGGTGCGAGCGCGAGTGCCTCTGGGCCACCCTGATGATCGTTTCGAGTTTTTGAAAGATGTCGCCGTTTGCCAGGTCGGCGCCGGCGAACGCCTCCTCGAGCAGCTTGTAGCCCTCGTCGACAATGGTTAAAAAAAGATGCTCCTTGCTTGAAAAGTAATTGTACATTGAGCCGATGCTTATTCCGGCCTTGTTCGCGATGACGTTTACGTTCGCGCCGTTGAATCCCTTTTCTGCGAATTCCACGGTTGAGATTTTAATGATCTTCTCACGCTTCTTGTCCGATATTTTATCGAAGGTGTCCTTATGATATTTGCCCGATGCTTCTTCAGGGATACGCCTTTTCCTTGCTGCGCTCATTTCCGCTCCTTTTGTATCCGTCCCCGGTTCGTTTATTGGTTTATTCCGGCGACAGTTGTTGGTTTCCGTTTCATTTCGTCATTTCAGCGCGCCGATCGCCTCACACAATCCCAGGAGGACGTCCCTTCCCTCTCCGTCCATTCCCAGCGAGGGAACGGCCCCTACGGCCTCGCGGACCAGACTCCGGTGCATCTCTTCGGAGGCGGCCAGCGCACCGCTTTCCCGCATGATGGTCCGAATACGCGAAATGTCGGTCTTCGTCTTTCCGGGCCTGGTAAAGAGCGTCTCGAAGTGCTTTCTTCCACCGGCATCGAGGCGCTCCATCGTATTCTGCACCAGCACGGTCTTCTTTCCCTCAATAATATCGGAGTCCGCAGATTTCCCCATCTCGATTTTATCGCCGAAGACGCCCAGTATGTCGTCGCGCACCTGAAACGCGTGGCCCAGCGGCAGGGCAAAGCGCTTGATGGCGCGCCTCCGGCGGGCGGTGGCCGCTCCCGCCAGCGCGCAACCCATAAGCAGCGGATAATACGCGGTGTAATAAGCGGTCTTCATCATCCCTATCTCCCAGGCTGACGTATCGCCGGTGCGGAGGGCAAGCGGCATGGTATTGATGATATCGAGAATCTGTCCCCAGGCCGTGCGCTCGTAGGTGCGCGCGAAAAGCCCGAGGAAGCTCTCTCTCGCCGCGCCGTCGATCTTCGCTCCGAGAATGAGCTGAAGCGCATCACAGAAAAGCACATCGGCGGCGACCAGGGCGACGTCGCTCCCAATGCACGAATTTCGCGTAAGGCCTGCGAACCGCCGCTGCATGACCAAATGAAAGGCCTCGCCGCCGCGCCGCACCGCGGATCGGTCGATAATATCGTCCTGTATGAGAAGGAAGGAATGCATTATCTCGAGCGAAGAGGCGATCGCCACGATTTCCTTCAGGATTGACGCTTCGCCGCCGTACCCGCGGAACGCCGCGATGAGCACCAGCGGCCTGATGCGTTTACCCGGCCTCAGGCAGTATTCCGCAAGGTCGCTCCAGATGCCGGCCATGAATTCGTGTTCGGCGCCCTTTTTTTTGCCTGCGAAGTATTTCTCTATTGACAGGTCGATTCGCGGGGAATACTTTTCAGCGAACCGGTTAAAGTGCCGCGCCTGCGGTGTCGGATTTTCTTTCGTCTCTTTCATCGTCTGTAGGGCGGCGGACCTCTTGCCGAGCGTGATTACGAAGTGAGGAGCTTAAAGCGGGCGCATGATCGTGTCAATAGATTTTCTCCGCGCGGCGGCCGCATGAGAAACGCCGCATACATAACGCTGGCACTCGCCATCCTCGTTTGGCTGCTTTTTGTAAACGATTACCGTTACGGCCGTTTTTCGCCGCCGCTCGATCCGGCCGCGCTAAATGACCGTGAAATTACCCCGAACGCTCCGGCGCGCCGTACACCGCAGTATCCGGCCGTTCTCCTGTTCATCCTCGACGGCGCCACGCGCGACGCGCTCTACAACCCGTCCCTCTGCCCCGAGATTACGTCCCGATGGTTGAAGTTCGGACTGCGCTACGAGGACGCGAGGGCGATGCCCCCGTCGGTGTCCGCGCCGAACTACTTTTCCATCTTGTCAGGTGCTCCCCCTTCGGTTCATGGCATCGTCAACAACGAGGTCCGGTCCCGGCGGGACCTGCACGCACCCACGGTTTTTCAGTCAATCTCGGATGCCGGTCTTGACTCGCGCCTTGTGGGCTTCAACTGGTATAAAGATTTGTTCGGCCACCTGGCGTCGTATACACCGGCGGAATGCTGCGAAAAGGACGACCCCGCGGAGGTCGCCGGCGCCGTTTCGGACATGATTCGACATGCCGACCTTCCCTTCTTCACGGTCGCGCATTTTCTCTCGCCGGACAACGCGGCGCACGCCACGGGGTCCAATAAAAGCGAGCGCTATCTCGGTTCCATTAAAACGATCGACAGCCTTCTCGGCGGCATCTTCCGCCTGCTCGACCGCGTATATCCAGGGGCGCTGGTCATCATAACGTCGGACCACGGTATGAACGTGGACGGAAACCACGGCGGGCTGGACATGAACTCCATTCGGGTGCCGCTGTACCTGCTCTCGCCGTCGCTTCCGCACGCCGGCGTCTCCCGCACGGTTTATCACGCCGCCATCGCGCCCACCGTCGCCGCGGCGGCCGGAGCGGCCCTTCCTGTGCTCTCCGCGGTTCCTCCGCTTGCCGAAGCGCTCGATGCACGCGCAAAGGAATACCTGAGGGATTCAATCCGGCTGCGCGAGCGCATGATTGCCGCCTTCCGCTTCATGTATCCGATCATCCCCGCGCCGAAGTTCGTCGCGCACGAGGACGACGCACAGCGTGACGCGCGCCTCACCGCCGCCATAATGGAAAGACCCGCGCGCGACAAGGAAACGCTTTTGCTTTACCAGCGGCTTGCGTTTTCACTCGCGCTTCTTTTTCTCGCGGCCATGGCCATGCGTCGCATGCCGGCGGGCACAACCACCGTCCTGCTCGTTAACGGAACCGTGGTGGCGGCCGCGGGGGTCGCCATGCGCGTTGTTTTTTCGGCGCATGCGTATGCCGCCGCGGCATCGATTTACACTATCGTTATTGTTATCATCACGGGGCTGAGTATTGCACTGCTGCGACGAAGCCCGCTGTATCTGCAACTGCGCGTCCCCGGATCGTTCATTGATCTGGCGGCGCTCCTGTTGCTTGAAACCGCGATCATCGGCGCCTGCTTCCTTCCGCTTTACACGTTCGCGCCCGATGAAAATATATTCGGCGTGCGCTTCCTCGCCCTCGCGCTGTGGTCTCCGGCCATCATGATGCTTCTTATAAAACTGATAATGGCGGTGGAATCCCGCGTATTCCTGCTGGCCGGCGCAACCGCAGGGGCGCCTGTCGGCGGCGATCATCACCCCGCCTGAACCGCGCCACGCCATAATTATTTTAATCGTTTCATTGACATTTCGGCCGCTTTGTCGTACATTGAGTCCTTGCGGCGATCCTAAAATCCGGAACAGTTTTAACGAAAGTATGTTCCGTTATCGCTGAAGCGATACGGGAAAGCCGGTTTTCCTTTCCGTTGCATGCGTCACGTTTATAAATCTGGAGGAACGACATGAGGAGAATCTCTGGCAATCTGGCGAAGCGCCTTGCGGTTTTGGTCTTCGTCGCGGCGTTCGGAACGCAGGCGTTCGCGGACGAGGTTAACAGCACAAACGGCGGACTCATGCTGCACGGCGGTATCGGCGCGGGGAGCGCGATATTCGGATTCGTCCAGAACACGGACAGCAGCTCCGAGCTCGGGACGGGCAGCAGCACCGGATTCGACTTGGGCATGCTCCTGAACTACCACATGTTCGCGGCGGGCCTTGGATTCACGCGCGTATCCTTCGATACGCTGGAGTGGAAAGAAGAATCTGGAGGTACTGAATATGAGCTTGAATCCGAGGGCTCAGGCTATTTCTGGACTTTAGATGCCACCTTCGGCATTAAGGCTTTTACTGAAGCCGGCGACATGGGATTCACTCACTTCTTCGTCGGTTTGCGTGCGTGGAAGGCATTTCGCGAACAGGATAGTGTCAGTTCTGATCTTGGACCGCTCCCCCCTGGAGTCAGTACGGGCAAATACGAAATGTACGGAAGCGGATGGATCGCCGGCTTCCGCGATTTCAGCACGCTCCCGCTGGGAATTTTTTCACTTGCCCTGCAGTCCGGTCTGTGGGTATATCATGCTCCAATACGCGATTTGAAGGTAAACGATAGCGGAATAAAAATAAAGGATGATCAAAGCGTCGGATTCGGGCTGGAACTTGGAATCGGCGCGGCGTTCGAAGAAATGGGCCTGTCGATAATCGGCGGCCTCAAGATGGACATCACCGCGACGGCGTTTACCTATACATCCATAGACGCGGTCGCCGGCGCGGGATACGCGCAGTTCTTTCTTGTGCTGAAGAAGGAGTTCGCGCTGTAGGCCCGCATTCGGAAGCACCGCGCAAGGCGATTAAAACCGTATCGCGGTTTTAATCGCCTCGTATCGCGACTTGTTCAGGTTCACCCCGATCATGGCGCGGTAGTCGTCGATCGGAAAGGTATGCGTGAGCATATCGTCCACCCGCACCTTCTTCTTCGCGATGAGCTCCAGGGCCGTCTCGAACACCTGTTTCTTCCCTCCGCCTTTTACCGGGTTGTACCGATAGCCGTAACACCCCCTGACCGTCTGAAGCTTGAGCCACAGCGGCGTGAGGTCCAGGTTGACGTTCTTGCCGATTCCGATAACCGAAAGCGTCCCATCGGCGGCCAGTATCCGCAGCGAGAGGTTCAGCGTGTCGGCATGCCCCACCGTATCGTAGATCCGCTCGAACCCGCCCATCACCACGCGCTCACCGAGAAGCGGCCGGTAGGCCCTTCCTCCGGCGAGGTCCACGGCCGCCTCGATGAGGCCGCCGGCGACGACCCGGTCGGCCCCCGACTGTTTGCAGTATTCGGCGCTGTGCGGCGCGGGCTCGACCACGGTGAGGTCGCACCGGCTTCCGAGCGCCCGAATGGACTTGACGACCATCGCGCCGATCACGCCCCCTCCGATGACGAGTACGCGGTCCCTGTGTCCCGGCATGTTGTCTATGACCGCCTGCAGGCCGACCGCGAGCGGCTCGGTGAGCGTCGCCGACTCGGCGCTCACGCCTTTGGGCAGGCAAAACACCTGGCTTTTATGCGCCACAACGTACTCGGCGAAACCGCCGTTCACGTCGCGGCAGATGCCGGTGAACATCCCCGGGGAAAAGGCCCCCTCCGCGAAGTTCTCACAGTTTCCCGGAATGCCCGCCGCGCAGCTGCGGCACACGGGCTTTATCCCCCGCGGCACGCAGCCGAGGAACGGCATTACCGCGACCATGTCGCCGCGCGCGCAGTTCCGGACGTCCCTGCCGGTCTCGACGACCTCGCCGCAGAACTCGTGGCCGGGCACGCAGGGAAACGAGGTGAAGGGCGACGCCGTGGGAGAATCTTTAAGCATGATGAGGTTGATGTCGCTCCCGCAGACACCGCAGAGGTGAGTTTTGATTTTGACCCACTCCGCCGAAGGAAGGGCCGGTTCGGGTATATCGGCCAGCCTGATCGTGGATAATGGTCCGGTATAACAGGACTTCGCACTGACTGGCCGAAGGGCCTGTATGGCCAGGAACTTCGCGACGTTCACGTTGAAGAGCAGCGCTTTCATAGTGTCTCCTTTCAGACCTTATTCCATCTTCAGCGCCTGGTAGAAGAGCGGCGTTGCCGGGCTCGTGACGGTCGGATCGGTCATCACGTTCACGCAGGCCGGCCTGCCCGATGCGAGCGCCCGCCTGAGGGCCGGTACGATCTCTTCGTCCTTCGTTACGAACTCGCCGTGGCCGCCAAGGCCCTCGACCATCTGGTCGTAGCGCCTCATGCCAAGCTCGGCGCACTGCAGGCGGTCGCCCCCGATCGACATCTCCTGGCTGTGCTTGATCATGCCCCAGGCGCAATCGTTGTTCACCACGACGACCACCGGAATGTTGTGCCGCACCATGGTGTCGAATTCCATGGAGTTGAACCCGAACGAACCGTCGCCGTTGAAGACCACGACCGGCCTTTCGGGACGCGCGAGCTTGGCTGCGACCCCGAAGGGGATGCCGGTCCCCAAACAGCCCAGAAGACCCGAGGCGCTGCCGATGACCCCGGCCTTCTGCCGCGTAAACAATCCCACCTGCCCGAAATAGCTGGTGTCGCCGCCGTCGACCACGTAGAGCGCATCCTCGCCCACGACCTCCTGAATCTTCGCGACAAGCCGGATCGGATGGATGGGGTCCGACGCCGTTTCGCGCGCCTTGAGCTCCGAATCTATGAACGAGTAGCTTGCCGCACGCAGGGTCTTGACCCACTCGCCATGGTTTTTCTTTTCAACGAGGGGCAGCAGGCGACCGAGCACCGAACCGACGT is a window of Spirochaetota bacterium DNA encoding:
- a CDS encoding polyprenyl synthetase family protein, with the protein product MKETKENPTPQARHFNRFAEKYSPRIDLSIEKYFAGKKKGAEHEFMAGIWSDLAEYCLRPGKRIRPLVLIAAFRGYGGEASILKEIVAIASSLEIMHSFLLIQDDIIDRSAVRRGGEAFHLVMQRRFAGLTRNSCIGSDVALVAADVLFCDALQLILGAKIDGAARESFLGLFARTYERTAWGQILDIINTMPLALRTGDTSAWEIGMMKTAYYTAYYPLLMGCALAGAATARRRRAIKRFALPLGHAFQVRDDILGVFGDKIEMGKSADSDIIEGKKTVLVQNTMERLDAGGRKHFETLFTRPGKTKTDISRIRTIMRESGALAASEEMHRSLVREAVGAVPSLGMDGEGRDVLLGLCEAIGALK
- a CDS encoding alkaline phosphatase family protein; translated protein: MRNAAYITLALAILVWLLFVNDYRYGRFSPPLDPAALNDREITPNAPARRTPQYPAVLLFILDGATRDALYNPSLCPEITSRWLKFGLRYEDARAMPPSVSAPNYFSILSGAPPSVHGIVNNEVRSRRDLHAPTVFQSISDAGLDSRLVGFNWYKDLFGHLASYTPAECCEKDDPAEVAGAVSDMIRHADLPFFTVAHFLSPDNAAHATGSNKSERYLGSIKTIDSLLGGIFRLLDRVYPGALVIITSDHGMNVDGNHGGLDMNSIRVPLYLLSPSLPHAGVSRTVYHAAIAPTVAAAAGAALPVLSAVPPLAEALDARAKEYLRDSIRLRERMIAAFRFMYPIIPAPKFVAHEDDAQRDARLTAAIMERPARDKETLLLYQRLAFSLALLFLAAMAMRRMPAGTTTVLLVNGTVVAAAGVAMRVVFSAHAYAAAASIYTIVIVIITGLSIALLRRSPLYLQLRVPGSFIDLAALLLLETAIIGACFLPLYTFAPDENIFGVRFLALALWSPAIMMLLIKLIMAVESRVFLLAGATAGAPVGGDHHPA
- a CDS encoding alcohol dehydrogenase catalytic domain-containing protein, giving the protein MKALLFNVNVAKFLAIQALRPVSAKSCYTGPLSTIRLADIPEPALPSAEWVKIKTHLCGVCGSDINLIMLKDSPTASPFTSFPCVPGHEFCGEVVETGRDVRNCARGDMVAVMPFLGCVPRGIKPVCRSCAAGIPGNCENFAEGAFSPGMFTGICRDVNGGFAEYVVAHKSQVFCLPKGVSAESATLTEPLAVGLQAVIDNMPGHRDRVLVIGGGVIGAMVVKSIRALGSRCDLTVVEPAPHSAEYCKQSGADRVVAGGLIEAAVDLAGGRAYRPLLGERVVMGGFERIYDTVGHADTLNLSLRILAADGTLSVIGIGKNVNLDLTPLWLKLQTVRGCYGYRYNPVKGGGKKQVFETALELIAKKKVRVDDMLTHTFPIDDYRAMIGVNLNKSRYEAIKTAIRF